In [Limnothrix rosea] IAM M-220, one DNA window encodes the following:
- a CDS encoding DUF547 domain-containing protein, with amino-acid sequence MIDFSAWDLMLKHYVNGQGQVDYPAWRSESYKKLEDWLASQRHVELNACSQDEAIAFLINLYNALTIQQVLKKYPIASIRPTFLGIPNWLAFLRFFTKKIYRLQGQALSLNGIEHGLLRKRFQEPRIHFALVCASVGCPLLRAEAYMPERLEEQLETDARHFIRNDDKVHYDATQQTLYCSKIFKWYGKDFLTVAESIPDYISQYRPDLDLPSDVTVKFLPYSWELNQRMSS; translated from the coding sequence ATGATTGATTTTTCTGCTTGGGATTTGATGTTGAAGCATTATGTCAATGGGCAAGGACAGGTGGATTATCCTGCTTGGCGCTCGGAGTCTTATAAGAAATTGGAAGACTGGCTTGCATCCCAACGTCATGTCGAACTCAATGCTTGTTCTCAGGATGAGGCGATCGCCTTTCTCATTAACCTATACAACGCGTTGACCATTCAGCAAGTTCTCAAAAAATACCCCATCGCTTCAATTCGACCTACTTTTCTCGGCATACCCAATTGGCTAGCCTTTTTGCGATTTTTCACAAAGAAAATATATCGTTTGCAAGGTCAAGCCTTAAGTCTCAATGGCATCGAGCATGGCTTGCTCCGAAAGCGATTTCAAGAGCCTCGCATTCATTTCGCGTTGGTCTGTGCGTCTGTCGGTTGTCCACTCTTACGCGCCGAAGCCTATATGCCAGAGCGGTTAGAAGAACAATTAGAAACTGATGCCCGCCACTTTATCCGCAATGATGATAAGGTGCACTATGACGCGACTCAACAAACCTTATATTGCAGCAAAATTTTTAAATGGTATGGAAAAGACTTTTTGACTGTGGCTGAATCCATCCCGGACTATATTAGTCAGTATCGGCCTGATCTCGATTTGCCTAGTGATGTTACTGTCAAATTTTTGCCCTACAGTTGGGAGCTGAATCAACGGATGTCTTCATAG
- a CDS encoding rhodanese-like domain-containing protein yields MFSSLKPIRRLAWIFIKQFINQQFPDIGTISTTQLAAWLASESPSPILIDAREPEEYAVSHLPGAHHLPTLAAVQQSEVSLEAVIVVYCSVGYRSAKLAQELQKAGYAHVMNLEGSIFEWHNQGQPLVVDGESTRSVHPYNFIWGMLLDSKE; encoded by the coding sequence GTGTTTAGCAGCTTAAAACCAATTCGCCGCTTGGCCTGGATTTTCATTAAGCAATTTATCAATCAACAGTTTCCAGACATCGGAACTATTTCCACAACCCAGTTGGCAGCTTGGTTAGCCAGCGAATCGCCCTCTCCCATTCTGATTGATGCTCGTGAGCCAGAAGAATATGCCGTAAGTCACCTACCGGGGGCGCACCATTTACCGACTTTAGCGGCAGTGCAACAGTCTGAAGTGAGTCTTGAGGCCGTGATCGTGGTGTACTGCTCAGTGGGCTATCGTTCAGCTAAGTTAGCTCAAGAACTTCAAAAGGCTGGTTATGCCCATGTGATGAACTTGGAAGGTTCTATTTTTGAATGGCACAATCAAGGTCAACCTCTGGTTGTTGATGGTGAATCGACGCGATCAGTGCACCCCTATAATTTCATTTGGGGGATGTTGTTAGATTCGAAAGAGTAG
- a CDS encoding type II toxin-antitoxin system VapC family toxin: MTTKGLLLDTHIWIWAMTGDLAKLSESYMEAIAFAETEGELAVSAISVWEVGMLEAKGRIDLGGNCKAWVNKALSFPGLKLIPLTPEIAIQSSRLPGEIHGDPADRILAATCLVTDRSLLTKDRKLIDYSKQGHISVLPS, encoded by the coding sequence GTGACAACCAAAGGTTTACTGCTCGATACTCATATTTGGATTTGGGCAATGACAGGGGATTTAGCAAAATTATCAGAATCCTATATGGAGGCGATCGCTTTTGCAGAGACAGAAGGTGAACTGGCGGTATCAGCCATTTCTGTCTGGGAAGTCGGGATGCTCGAAGCCAAGGGCAGAATTGATTTGGGGGGTAATTGTAAAGCGTGGGTGAACAAAGCCTTATCTTTTCCCGGTTTAAAACTCATTCCTTTAACCCCTGAAATTGCGATTCAGAGTTCACGTTTACCCGGTGAGATTCATGGAGATCCAGCAGATCGGATTTTAGCGGCGACTTGTTTAGTGACCGACCGGAGCTTACTGACGAAAGATCGAAAATTGATCGATTACAGTAAACAGGGTCATATTTCCGTGTTGCCCAGCTGA